In Drosophila busckii strain San Diego stock center, stock number 13000-0081.31 chromosome 3R, ASM1175060v1, whole genome shotgun sequence, the sequence AAGATGTAAGACAACAAAAATGgcaattgtaaaaaatgaatttatttattccgTTTCTGTTAGATGGACAAGCCGGGCACACCGGGTGCAAAGGCACGCACGCCGACACCAAACGCAGCAGCACCATCTCAGGGCGCAAATCCTAAGCAAATGATGCAACACGGTGGTCCGCCGCCAGCTGGTTATCCAGCGTCGCCATATCAGCGACCGGCAGATCCCTATCAGCGTCCACCATCGGATCCCGCCTATGGACGACCACCGCCAATGCCGTACGATCCCCATGCGCATGTACGAACAAATGGCATTCCACATCCATCGGCACTGACGGGTGGAAAGCCGTAAGTACCCCAACAATAACAGCACTAACATTCATATTTTTGAAACATTAatatcaattgtttatatttccGCAGTGCTTACTCTTTCCATATGAACGGTGAGGGCAGTTTGCAGCCGGTGCCCTTTCCGGCGGATGCCCTAGTAGGCGTGGGCATACCTAGGCATGCGaggcaaataaatacattatcGCATGGTGAGGTCGTCTGTGCGGTGACTATTTCAAATCCTACAAAATACGTGTACACGGGCGGCAAAGGCTGCGTCAAAGTATGGGACATTTCACAGCCGGGCAATAAGAATCCTGTGAGTCAGCTGGATTGCCTGCAGCGTGATAATTATATTCGCTCAGTGAAACTGCTGCCCGACGGACGCACACTAATTGTCGGTGGTGAGGCGTCAAATCTATCAATATGGGACTTGGCCAGCCCTACGCCACGCATTAAGGCCGAATTAACCTCAGCGGCGCCCGCCTGTTACGCTCTCGCCATCAGTCCTGATTCGAAGGTGTGCTTCTCGTGCTGCAGCGATGGCAACATTGCCGTTTGGGATCTGCACAACGAGATATTGGTGCGTCAGTTCCAGGGCCATACCGACGGTGCCTCGTGCATTGACATCAGTCCGGATGGCTCACGACTTTGGACCGGTGGTCTGGACAATACGGTGCGCTCGTGGGATCTACGCGAAGGTcgccaactgcagcagcacgACTTTAGTTCTCAAATATTCTCGCTTGGCTACTGTCCAACAGGTGAgaattggcaaacaatttatttgaatataaatttaatttatttaaatactttgcatTCTCAGGTGACTGGCTGGCCGTGGGCATGGAGAATTCACATGTGGAAGTATTGCATGCATCGAAACCGGACAAGTATCAACTGCATTTGCACGAGAGCTGCGTCCTGTCGCTGCGATTTGCCACATGCGGCAAATGGTTTGTTTCCACCGGCAAAGACAACCTGCTTAACGCATGGCGAACACCATACGGTGCCAGTATATTCCAGGTGAGTGTTGCCGCCTTTCATTTATAATGTATGTTTGTCTGAAaccttttgtttgttt encodes:
- the LOC108604437 gene encoding protein groucho isoform X1 — translated: MYPAPVRHPAAGGPPPQGQIKFTIADTLERIKEEFNFLQAQYHSIKLECEKLANEKTEMQRHYVMYYEMSYGLNVEMHKQTEIAKRLNTLINQLLPFLQADHQQQVLQAVERAKQVTMQELNLIIGHQQQHGIQQLLQQIHAQQVPGGPPQPMGALNPFGALGATMGLPHGPQGLLKAPPDHHRPDIKPTGLEGPAGAEERLRNSVSPADREKYRTRSPLDIENDSKRRKDEKLQDDEGEKSDQDLVVDVANEMESHSPRPNGEHVSMEVQVRDRESLNGERLDKPGSSGIKQERPPSRSGSSSSRSTPSLKTKDMDKPGTPGAKARTPTPNAAAPSQGANPKQMMQHGGPPPAGYPASPYQRPADPYQRPPSDPAYGRPPPMPYDPHAHVRTNGIPHPSALTGGKPAYSFHMNGEGSLQPVPFPADALVGVGIPRHARQINTLSHGEVVCAVTISNPTKYVYTGGKGCVKVWDISQPGNKNPVSQLDCLQRDNYIRSVKLLPDGRTLIVGGEASNLSIWDLASPTPRIKAELTSAAPACYALAISPDSKVCFSCCSDGNIAVWDLHNEILVRQFQGHTDGASCIDISPDGSRLWTGGLDNTVRSWDLREGRQLQQHDFSSQIFSLGYCPTGDWLAVGMENSHVEVLHASKPDKYQLHLHESCVLSLRFATCGKWFVSTGKDNLLNAWRTPYGASIFQSKETSSVLSCDISTDDKYIVTGSGDKKATVYEVIY
- the LOC108604437 gene encoding protein groucho isoform X2 translates to MYPAPVRHPAAGGPPPQGQIKFTIADTLERIKEEFNFLQAQYHSIKLECEKLANEKTEMQRHYVMYYEMSYGLNVEMHKQTEIAKRLNTLINQLLPFLQADHQQQVLQAVERAKQVTMQELNLIIGQQIHAQQVPGGPPQPMGALNPFGALGATMGLPHGPQGLLKAPPDHHRPDIKPTGLEGPAGAEERLRNSVSPADREKYRTRSPLDIENDSKRRKDEKLQDDEGEKSDQDLVVDVANEMESHSPRPNGEHVSMEVQVRDRESLNGERLDKPGSSGIKQERPPSRSGSSSSRSTPSLKTKDMDKPGTPGAKARTPTPNAAAPSQGANPKQMMQHGGPPPAGYPASPYQRPADPYQRPPSDPAYGRPPPMPYDPHAHVRTNGIPHPSALTGGKPAYSFHMNGEGSLQPVPFPADALVGVGIPRHARQINTLSHGEVVCAVTISNPTKYVYTGGKGCVKVWDISQPGNKNPVSQLDCLQRDNYIRSVKLLPDGRTLIVGGEASNLSIWDLASPTPRIKAELTSAAPACYALAISPDSKVCFSCCSDGNIAVWDLHNEILVRQFQGHTDGASCIDISPDGSRLWTGGLDNTVRSWDLREGRQLQQHDFSSQIFSLGYCPTGDWLAVGMENSHVEVLHASKPDKYQLHLHESCVLSLRFATCGKWFVSTGKDNLLNAWRTPYGASIFQSKETSSVLSCDISTDDKYIVTGSGDKKATVYEVIY